A genome region from Procambarus clarkii isolate CNS0578487 chromosome 78, FALCON_Pclarkii_2.0, whole genome shotgun sequence includes the following:
- the LOC123745979 gene encoding shematrin-like protein 2: MGDGGWGHVYIYIPAQAHTRHTQPDQSFEMKLTPFLLVLLLGVSAVLASPAPHKFKKGGFGGGGFAYAPVKVIPVHYPVYGGYGGYGGGYGGGYGGGYGGGFGGGYGGGFGGGYGGGFGGGYGGGFGHGGFGGGGLYGGGHYGGYGYGK; this comes from the exons atgggggatgggggatgggggcatgtatacatatatataccagcCCAAGcacacacccgacacacacaaccagaccaatCCTTCGAGATGAAGCTT ACGCCGTTcctgctggtgctcctgctgggggTGTCCGCCGTCCTCGCCAGCCCCGCCCCTCACAAGTTTAAGAAGGGCGGCTTTGGCGGAGGCGGCTTTGCCTACGCTCCTGTGAAAGTGATTCCGGTCCACTACCCGGTCTACGGCGGCTACGGCGGCTACGGCGGCGGCTACGGCGGCGGCTACGGCGGCGGCTACggcggcggctttggcggcggctacggtggcggctttggcggcggctaCGGAGGCGGCTTTGGTGGCGGTTACGGCGGTGGTTTCGGCCATGGCGGCttcggcggtggcggcttgtacgGTGGCGGTCACTATGGAGGGTATGGCTATGGAAAGTAG